The nucleotide window AATGATAGATAGGGCATAATTCTAGAAATAGAATTAAAGGACTTATGGAGATGTAAAGGATAGTAGTTGTAATTTTTTGAGATATTTAAATAATTAATATAAGTTAAAATTTATTAATTTTTTTAAATAATGGGAGAAAATAGAATTTTTGAAACTCATATTCATTTAAGTTCTATTGACAATGATTTAGAACTAAAGCAATGAATTTCATTTGAAGCTTCTTTCTTTTATTTAAATGTAGCTACTAGTCTTGAAGAATCAAGAATAGTAATAAAACAAACTAAACAATTCTCTCAGGTTTTTGCAACAATAGGTCTTCATCCTTTATATCTACCCTCTTTTAATAAAAAGGACGAAATTATTGAAGAACTTGAAAAATTAATTGAAGAAAATAAAGGAAAAATTGTTGCAATCGGAGAATGCGGCCTAGATTTTTATAAAACAAAAGAAGAAAAAGATTGAGATTTGCAAGAGCTTTGATTAAGAGAACAAATCAAATTATCTATTAAATATAGTTTGCCTTTAGTATTGCATTTGCGCGATGCCTATACTAAAGCTTTAGAA belongs to Mycoplasma parvum str. Indiana and includes:
- a CDS encoding TatD family hydrolase yields the protein MGENRIFETHIHLSSIDNDLELKQWISFEASFFYLNVATSLEESRIVIKQTKQFSQVFATIGLHPLYLPSFNKKDEIIEELEKLIEENKGKIVAIGECGLDFYKTKEEKDWDLQELWLREQIKLSIKYSLPLVLHLRDAYTKALEILFEYPNLRGIIHSFDGSLKEMQQFLRLKGEWFISFSPLVFRNFSKFKTLIKWIDLKKILVESDSPFLSQNQSICRPLLSLISEWKNLPLKDVKKIVFQNSLQILRLKVEKDNFKA